From the Archangium lipolyticum genome, one window contains:
- a CDS encoding DUF6068 family protein translates to MQMRHSPRSLAALLSAALSFLPGCESTKSSGPSPTDPQTQQPAPVTTGAQSWQNARVGDRVTYSFSANQGAGMHGGARALSGQAVLEVVAVQQPWVWVRMSFEDAAGKPLAQAKLARELIIPVRADTTRPLDVPHRGQATAEKPSSAGRTWEAMRYVEDSRPVDGPLQTRVYANEPGPLYLTHGLLEASTELAGFRTPGGFSVTLRELREGEAGAKATPPTLERPLGPGAYYDRRVEVGPSPTVQRVCFGAERGFILRTEGPVDTSAAPCSDFSQAEPQPLEDVLLTLPWEALTTEWPPASAASAVPAKFTAEGREVPALTAQRTETVEGVQRVLSETWAADPWAPALAGLPYEARFQSLADSTERVASGGKREPEGSTRLVRWGTWAEGSQK, encoded by the coding sequence ATGCAAATGCGCCACTCCCCACGTTCCCTGGCCGCGCTGCTGAGCGCGGCGCTGTCCTTCCTCCCGGGCTGCGAGAGTACGAAGTCGAGCGGCCCATCCCCTACCGATCCCCAGACCCAGCAGCCCGCCCCGGTGACCACGGGTGCACAATCCTGGCAGAACGCCCGCGTGGGCGACCGTGTCACCTACTCCTTCTCCGCCAACCAGGGGGCCGGGATGCACGGAGGCGCGCGCGCCCTCTCCGGGCAGGCGGTGCTCGAGGTGGTGGCCGTGCAGCAGCCCTGGGTGTGGGTGCGCATGTCCTTCGAGGATGCGGCGGGCAAGCCGCTGGCCCAGGCGAAGCTCGCCAGGGAGCTCATCATCCCCGTGCGCGCGGACACGACGCGCCCGCTCGACGTGCCCCACCGGGGCCAGGCCACCGCCGAGAAACCCTCCTCCGCTGGCCGCACCTGGGAGGCCATGCGCTACGTCGAGGACTCGCGTCCCGTGGACGGCCCGCTGCAGACGCGCGTGTACGCCAACGAGCCGGGCCCGCTGTACCTCACCCACGGCCTGCTCGAGGCGAGCACCGAGCTCGCCGGCTTCCGCACCCCGGGCGGCTTCAGCGTGACGCTGCGTGAGCTCCGCGAGGGCGAGGCCGGCGCCAAGGCCACGCCTCCCACGCTGGAGCGGCCCCTGGGCCCCGGCGCGTACTACGACCGGCGCGTGGAGGTGGGCCCGTCGCCCACCGTGCAGCGCGTGTGCTTCGGCGCCGAGCGCGGCTTCATCCTGCGCACCGAGGGCCCCGTCGACACCAGCGCCGCCCCCTGCTCCGACTTCTCGCAGGCCGAGCCGCAGCCGCTCGAGGACGTGCTGCTGACACTGCCCTGGGAGGCGCTGACCACCGAGTGGCCTCCGGCTTCCGCGGCTTCCGCCGTCCCCGCGAAGTTCACCGCGGAGGGCCGTGAGGTGCCCGCCCTCACCGCGCAGCGCACCGAGACGGTGGAGGGCGTCCAGCGCGTCTTGTCGGAGACCTGGGCGGCCGACCCCTGGGCCCCGGCGCTCGCGGGCCTGCCCTACGAGGCGCGCTTCCAGTCGCTCGCCGACAGCACCGAGCGCGTGGCCTCCGGCGGCAAGCGCGAGCCCGAGGGCAGCACCCGGCTCGTCCGCTGGGGCACCTGGGCGGAGGGGAGTCAGAAGTAG
- a CDS encoding vWA domain-containing protein, which produces MFLPFLYELRRRGVPVGAQEALALAGALKAGLHDSSLDGFYHVARALLVHAETHLDAFDQAFLAHFKGMEGAGQKLKDELLDWLKEARQRRELTPEERALLEHFDVEELERLFQQRLEDQRERHDGGTRWIGTGGASPFGHSGEPREGFRVGGEGAEGGGGRMAMKMAGARRYQGYRGDVVLDTRQMAVALRKLRAFAREGAPDELDVEGTIASTAKNAGELEVVTRPPRRPNTRVVLLMDVGGSMDPYAHLVSRLFSVAKQATHFKELRTYYFHNCVYGRVFDSPYLMGGLSVPDLLGQVGRHYKLVVVGDALMAPYELAMRTNAEGRYDTVNGKEGLVWLMELARHFERSAWLNPEPPQTWRGNTIQAVHNVFDMFPLTLEGLGEAVAHLTKGRMVRGRR; this is translated from the coding sequence ATGTTCCTGCCCTTCCTCTACGAGTTGCGGCGGCGCGGGGTGCCGGTGGGCGCGCAGGAGGCGCTCGCGCTGGCGGGGGCGCTGAAGGCGGGGCTGCACGACAGCTCGCTGGATGGCTTCTACCACGTGGCGCGCGCGCTGCTGGTGCACGCGGAGACGCACCTGGACGCCTTCGATCAGGCCTTCCTGGCGCACTTCAAGGGCATGGAGGGCGCGGGGCAGAAGCTCAAGGACGAGCTGCTCGATTGGCTGAAGGAGGCGCGCCAGCGGCGCGAGCTCACCCCCGAGGAGCGGGCGCTGCTGGAGCACTTCGACGTGGAGGAGCTGGAGCGGCTCTTCCAACAGCGGTTGGAGGACCAGCGCGAGCGGCACGACGGCGGCACGCGGTGGATCGGCACCGGAGGCGCGTCACCCTTCGGGCACTCGGGCGAGCCGCGCGAGGGCTTCCGGGTGGGCGGCGAGGGAGCCGAGGGCGGTGGCGGCCGCATGGCGATGAAGATGGCCGGGGCGCGCAGGTACCAGGGGTACCGGGGCGACGTGGTGCTGGACACGCGGCAGATGGCGGTGGCGCTGCGCAAGCTGCGAGCCTTCGCGCGCGAGGGCGCACCGGACGAGCTGGACGTGGAGGGCACCATCGCCTCCACGGCGAAGAACGCGGGCGAGCTGGAGGTGGTGACGCGCCCACCGCGCCGGCCGAACACGCGCGTGGTGCTGTTGATGGACGTGGGCGGCTCCATGGATCCGTACGCGCACCTGGTGAGCCGGCTCTTCTCGGTGGCGAAGCAGGCCACGCACTTCAAGGAGCTGCGCACGTACTACTTCCACAACTGCGTGTACGGGCGCGTGTTCGACTCGCCGTACCTGATGGGAGGCCTCAGCGTGCCGGACCTGCTGGGGCAGGTGGGGCGCCACTACAAGCTGGTGGTGGTGGGTGACGCGTTGATGGCGCCGTACGAGCTGGCGATGCGGACGAACGCGGAGGGCCGCTACGACACGGTGAACGGCAAGGAGGGGCTGGTGTGGCTGATGGAGCTGGCCCGGCACTTCGAGCGCAGCGCCTGGCTCAACCCGGAGCCTCCGCAGACGTGGCGAGGCAACACCATCCAGGCGGTGCACAACGTCTTCGACATGTTCCCGCTGACGCTGGAAGGGTTGGGCGAGGCGGTGGCGCACCTGACGAAGGGGCGCATGGTGCGCGGTCGCCGGTGA
- a CDS encoding organic hydroperoxide resistance protein, giving the protein MAPIAIQPLYTATATSHGGRNGRVRTDNGTIDMALTMPKALGGPEAPGSTNPEQLFAAGYSACFEGALRLVAGQMKKQIKDAHITAKATIGKTPTGGFGLAVELHGKLAGVSQAEADELMHAAHKVCPYSLATQGNIEVKLSSEVA; this is encoded by the coding sequence ATGGCCCCCATCGCCATCCAGCCGCTCTACACCGCCACCGCCACCTCTCACGGAGGACGCAACGGCCGTGTCCGCACGGACAATGGGACGATCGACATGGCGCTCACCATGCCGAAGGCCCTGGGCGGTCCCGAGGCCCCTGGCTCCACCAATCCCGAGCAGCTCTTCGCCGCGGGTTACTCGGCGTGCTTCGAGGGAGCGCTGCGCCTGGTGGCCGGGCAGATGAAGAAGCAGATCAAGGACGCGCACATCACGGCGAAGGCGACCATCGGGAAGACGCCGACGGGCGGCTTCGGCCTGGCGGTGGAGCTGCACGGCAAGCTCGCGGGCGTGTCGCAGGCCGAGGCGGATGAGCTGATGCACGCGGCGCACAAGGTGTGCCCGTACTCGCTGGCCACGCAGGGCAACATCGAGGTGAAGCTGTCGTCCGAGGTGGCCTGA